Proteins from a genomic interval of Treponema succinifaciens DSM 2489:
- a CDS encoding glycosyltransferase family 4 protein: protein MKENCLTAKSISFFMPGSGKNPSGGYKVVYEQANRLVMDGWEVYIVYPVHTFIRKITLRNVLGTVNRYLKGFLGNNFKAKWFDLDSRIHEIKVFSLKEHNVPKSNFYCATSLETSYYLNEYKIPADNKIYYIQGYETWNVPEPYTSNSYKFEMKKIAIAPYLVEKVKASGSEVSFIPNGFDFNIFGIDNPIENRNPHIGMMMYASNNDIKRCSDMIAAFEKVKINIPDLKVLVFGVPERPKNLPDWFEYYQQPEKSLLRKLYNTAAVFVAASRTEGMALPPAEAFICGCALCCTNIGGFGIYAIEDKTALLSPVFDIDKLAENIIFLMTHDDVRIQFAKTGNELMRQFTWEKAFEKFKKVVEI, encoded by the coding sequence ATGAAAGAAAACTGTCTAACTGCAAAATCGATTTCATTTTTTATGCCCGGCAGCGGAAAGAATCCGAGCGGCGGATATAAAGTTGTTTATGAACAGGCGAACCGGCTAGTTATGGATGGCTGGGAAGTATATATTGTTTATCCTGTTCATACATTTATACGAAAAATAACTTTAAGAAATGTTCTTGGAACAGTTAATAGATATTTAAAAGGTTTTTTGGGAAATAATTTTAAAGCCAAATGGTTTGATTTAGATAGCAGAATTCATGAAATAAAAGTCTTTTCTCTAAAAGAACACAATGTTCCAAAATCAAATTTTTATTGTGCTACAAGTTTGGAAACTTCATATTATTTAAATGAATATAAAATTCCAGCTGATAATAAAATATACTATATCCAAGGCTATGAAACCTGGAATGTCCCTGAGCCCTATACATCGAATTCTTATAAATTTGAAATGAAAAAAATTGCTATAGCTCCTTATCTTGTAGAAAAAGTAAAAGCTAGTGGTAGTGAAGTTAGTTTTATTCCAAATGGCTTTGATTTTAATATTTTTGGAATCGATAATCCTATTGAAAATAGAAATCCTCATATTGGAATGATGATGTATGCTTCAAATAATGATATTAAGCGTTGTTCCGATATGATAGCTGCATTTGAAAAAGTAAAGATTAATATTCCAGATTTAAAAGTTCTTGTTTTTGGAGTTCCTGAAAGACCTAAAAATTTACCTGATTGGTTTGAGTATTATCAGCAACCTGAAAAGTCTTTGCTTAGAAAATTATATAATACTGCTGCAGTTTTTGTTGCCGCTAGCAGAACAGAGGGAATGGCTCTTCCCCCTGCAGAAGCTTTTATCTGTGGCTGTGCACTTTGCTGTACAAATATCGGTGGTTTTGGAATCTATGCAATTGAAGATAAAACGGCATTGCTTAGCCCTGTTTTTGATATTGATAAGCTGGCAGAAAATATAATTTTTTTAATGACACATGATGATGTCAGAATTCAGTTTGCAAAAACTGGTAATGAGCTTATGCGGCAATTTACTTGGGAAAAAGCTTTTGAAAAATTTAAGAAGGTTGTTGAAATATGA
- a CDS encoding polysaccharide deacetylase family protein, with protein MIKRILRKMKHCIQDIGTKGYVLMLHRVSEIESNGIFMNENMKVSPKFLEEFILKYKEKYDFISSTEINDRLKNKSKKKFIVFTMDDGYLDNYTTAFPIFKKYNVPFTVFVASDFPNMKCFLWWHILGDMIKKNDHIKLSDGSIYSCATLEAKNLVFEQLRSKILLLNSQNLITKFCSLFEIDLPELQTLNAKYCMSWENIVELNKNSLVTIGAHTAHHANLRAMKTENDVKREIIEGLNEFENHIPNYKKSVFAYPFGSPFEIGKREIDIVEKMGFTSAFLGCGRGVKQKSCHWAIPRIAFTEDFDFSILK; from the coding sequence ATGATAAAAAGAATCCTTAGAAAAATGAAGCATTGCATTCAAGATATTGGAACAAAAGGTTATGTGCTTATGTTGCACAGAGTTTCGGAAATTGAATCCAATGGAATTTTTATGAATGAAAATATGAAAGTTTCTCCTAAATTTCTTGAGGAATTTATTTTGAAATATAAAGAAAAATATGATTTTATTTCTTCGACTGAAATAAATGACAGATTAAAAAATAAATCAAAGAAAAAGTTTATTGTTTTTACAATGGATGACGGATATTTAGATAATTATACAACCGCTTTTCCAATTTTTAAGAAATATAATGTGCCGTTCACTGTTTTTGTAGCAAGTGATTTTCCGAATATGAAATGCTTTTTGTGGTGGCATATTCTTGGGGACATGATTAAAAAAAATGACCATATAAAACTTTCGGACGGAAGTATTTATAGTTGTGCCACTTTAGAAGCAAAAAATTTAGTATTTGAACAACTTCGTTCAAAAATTCTTCTGTTAAATTCGCAAAATTTGATAACAAAGTTTTGTAGCCTTTTTGAAATTGATTTGCCTGAATTGCAGACTTTGAATGCGAAATATTGTATGTCTTGGGAAAACATTGTTGAACTTAATAAAAATTCTCTTGTAACAATTGGTGCTCACACAGCACATCATGCAAATTTGAGGGCGATGAAAACAGAAAATGATGTTAAGCGAGAGATAATAGAAGGTTTGAATGAATTTGAGAATCATATCCCAAATTACAAAAAATCGGTTTTTGCTTATCCATTTGGCTCTCCTTTTGAAATTGGAAAAAGAGAAATTGATATTGTTGAAAAAATGGGATTTACAAGTGCCTTTTTAGGCTGCGGACGTGGTGTAAAACAAAAAAGCTGTCATTGGGCAATTCCTCGCATTGCATTTACTGAAGACTTTGATTTTTCAATTTTAAAATAG
- a CDS encoding DUF7724 family protein, which produces MDKQTAYLSNVGTYTIFSFGDSRLKFVAPYSLERYESVVKWDDGYLVVMAKYAHNKDAEEEYIDLRPILKNLYINPDEFLHPIKSVEVKYA; this is translated from the coding sequence ATGGATAAACAAACAGCATATCTTTCAAATGTCGGCACATATACAATTTTTTCTTTTGGTGATTCACGTTTAAAGTTTGTGGCACCATATTCATTAGAGCGATATGAAAGTGTTGTAAAATGGGATGACGGCTATCTGGTTGTAATGGCAAAATATGCACATAATAAAGATGCAGAAGAAGAATACATTGACTTGCGTCCTATTTTAAAAAATCTGTATATAAATCCAGACGAGTTTTTGCATCCAATAAAATCGGTGGAGGTGAAATATGCCTGA
- a CDS encoding polysaccharide pyruvyl transferase family protein, with product MKTGIITFHDTTNYGANLQAYSLFKAVKNLGYECEIINYQCENIIKRELPFINIHGSVRNFIGSLVRYPKRAIKHFNLCRFIKSHERLSQKIYTRKNISEANSVYDNFIVGSDILWNLSISGNDFSYFLDFAGDNKGKFSYATSIGEPWTEKEKSEIKKWLSRFDEIAVREKEAVDWVNELSEKKANLVCDPTMLIEPEEWEHFTKKQKFGKYVLIYLPNEKCQADARNFARANNLKIVELKFYDSIEIFLSKIKYAEYIFTGSYHGFLFSLYFHTNIMFYNFQDTSRMRFLAEKFNIENHDATNILEIKEIPEINWDLVDRIREEFQDSSLDYLKGILKK from the coding sequence ATGAAAACAGGAATAATTACTTTTCACGATACAACTAATTATGGTGCTAATCTTCAGGCATACTCTCTTTTTAAGGCTGTTAAAAATCTTGGGTATGAGTGCGAAATAATAAATTATCAATGCGAAAACATAATAAAAAGAGAACTTCCGTTTATAAATATACATGGTTCAGTGAGAAATTTTATAGGCTCTCTAGTTCGCTATCCTAAACGTGCTATAAAGCATTTTAATTTGTGCCGGTTTATAAAAAGTCATGAGAGACTTTCTCAAAAAATCTACACAAGAAAAAATATATCTGAAGCAAATTCTGTATATGATAATTTTATTGTTGGAAGTGATATTTTATGGAATCTTTCAATTTCGGGAAATGATTTTTCATATTTTCTTGATTTTGCTGGTGATAATAAAGGTAAATTTTCTTATGCAACTTCAATTGGAGAACCATGGACTGAAAAAGAAAAATCAGAAATAAAGAAATGGCTTTCAAGATTTGATGAAATCGCAGTTAGAGAAAAAGAAGCTGTAGATTGGGTAAATGAATTATCAGAAAAAAAAGCGAATTTGGTTTGTGATCCTACGATGCTTATAGAACCAGAAGAATGGGAACATTTTACAAAGAAACAGAAGTTCGGGAAATATGTCCTTATCTATTTACCGAATGAAAAATGCCAAGCAGATGCTAGAAATTTTGCAAGAGCTAATAATTTGAAGATTGTTGAATTAAAATTTTATGATTCGATAGAAATTTTTCTTTCTAAAATAAAATATGCAGAATATATTTTCACAGGATCATATCATGGTTTTTTGTTTTCTTTGTATTTTCATACAAATATAATGTTCTATAATTTTCAGGATACTTCCAGAATGAGGTTTCTGGCGGAAAAATTCAATATAGAGAATCATGATGCAACAAATATTTTAGAGATAAAAGAAATTCCAGAAATTAACTGGGACTTAGTGGATAGAATTAGGGAAGAATTTCAAGATTCTTCATTGGATTATCTAAAAGGAATCTTGAAAAAATGA
- a CDS encoding glycosyltransferase family 4 protein, whose amino-acid sequence MKIIFAHLLNNFTGSPKVLSLLLKSLSNDKNIKISLLTSKTDGILNDISNVEYHDNFYRWHENKILRVFQFVLAQTRNFFFILFADFDILYMNTVVPFGAALAARLRGKKIIYHIHEVYINPGFLKRLYTKVMKKCASVAICVSNYVQEHTDFLPSVVVYNPIEFSPLPENLDEYLNEKLKRKIIFMPTSLKEYKGVFQFVELARKNIDYNFVLLCSTELSEMQKFFAKIDLPGNLTLVGKQKSLEKFYREAAVSMNLSLYDKFIETFGLTVLESFDALVPAVAPAYGGPKEIIENEKNGFLINPYNLDEVSECIKRITSSFDIYKTFALNAKNRAKDFSEEKFLHGIKKVIEEVYEVKK is encoded by the coding sequence ATGAAAATCATTTTTGCCCATCTTCTGAACAACTTCACAGGTTCTCCAAAAGTGCTTTCGCTTCTGCTAAAGTCGCTTTCAAATGATAAAAACATAAAAATTTCTCTTCTTACTTCAAAGACAGACGGAATTTTAAACGACATTTCGAATGTTGAATATCATGATAACTTTTACCGCTGGCATGAAAACAAAATTTTGCGCGTTTTTCAGTTTGTTTTGGCTCAGACAAGGAATTTTTTCTTCATACTTTTTGCTGATTTTGACATTCTTTATATGAATACTGTCGTGCCGTTTGGAGCTGCACTTGCCGCAAGGCTCCGTGGGAAAAAAATCATTTACCACATTCATGAAGTTTATATAAATCCTGGATTTTTAAAACGTCTCTACACTAAAGTGATGAAAAAATGTGCGTCAGTAGCTATTTGCGTTTCAAACTATGTTCAAGAACACACTGATTTTTTGCCTTCTGTTGTTGTTTATAATCCGATTGAATTTAGTCCGCTTCCAGAAAATTTAGATGAATATTTAAATGAAAAACTTAAGCGGAAAATAATTTTTATGCCGACTTCTCTAAAAGAATACAAAGGCGTTTTTCAGTTTGTGGAGCTTGCAAGAAAAAATATCGATTATAATTTTGTGCTTTTATGCAGCACGGAACTTTCTGAAATGCAGAAATTCTTTGCAAAAATAGATTTGCCTGGAAATTTAACTCTTGTTGGAAAACAAAAATCTCTTGAAAAATTTTACCGCGAAGCGGCAGTTTCGATGAACTTGTCATTGTATGACAAGTTCATCGAAACATTCGGACTTACAGTCCTTGAATCTTTCGATGCACTTGTTCCTGCTGTTGCCCCGGCTTATGGAGGTCCTAAAGAAATTATTGAAAATGAAAAAAACGGATTTTTAATTAATCCATATAATCTTGATGAAGTGTCAGAGTGTATAAAAAGAATCACAAGCAGTTTTGATATTTATAAAACATTTGCTTTGAATGCAAAAAATCGTGCAAAAGATTTCAGTGAGGAAAAGTTTTTGCATGGAATAAAAAAAGTGATAGAAGAAGTTTATGAGGTGAAAAAATGA
- a CDS encoding glycosyl transferase has protein sequence MKKLYLTVLYKIKYSNSQTLRSFSELRFGDNKNNFFVVWDNSPESETKIQELKEFLNTENVEYLHTPDNTALSKVYNSCLEKYSDFDFLMIFDQDSKIIRKDFDFYLEKTISENPDVNIFLPQVYSKNKLYSPGKFWIFKGWHYKRLAAGIHKDNLYTAIMSGTGVRIPFLKKNKITFNEELSLYGIDTCFFSDVRKIDSRFYVLDERLEHDLSENHLSKEDRKKHTRLYLEGTFIMNKKSLFKTLIVYLYELYLKLHGKI, from the coding sequence ATGAAAAAACTCTATCTTACGGTTCTCTACAAAATAAAATACTCGAATTCCCAGACATTGCGCTCATTTTCGGAATTGCGTTTTGGTGACAACAAGAACAATTTTTTCGTTGTCTGGGATAACTCCCCGGAAAGCGAGACAAAAATTCAAGAACTCAAGGAGTTCCTTAATACTGAGAATGTTGAATATCTTCATACGCCTGACAACACTGCACTTTCAAAAGTTTACAACAGTTGCCTTGAAAAATATTCAGATTTTGATTTTCTCATGATTTTTGACCAGGACTCAAAAATTATCCGCAAGGATTTTGATTTCTATCTTGAAAAAACGATTTCGGAAAATCCTGACGTTAATATTTTTCTTCCGCAGGTTTATTCAAAAAATAAATTGTATTCACCTGGAAAATTCTGGATTTTCAAAGGATGGCACTATAAAAGACTTGCCGCCGGAATCCACAAAGACAATCTTTACACAGCAATTATGAGCGGAACAGGAGTCAGAATTCCATTTCTGAAAAAAAACAAAATCACTTTCAACGAGGAACTTTCACTTTACGGAATTGACACGTGCTTTTTCTCAGATGTAAGAAAAATTGACAGCAGGTTTTATGTCTTGGATGAAAGGCTAGAACATGATTTGTCGGAGAATCATTTGTCAAAAGAAGACAGAAAGAAACATACAAGACTTTATCTTGAAGGTACTTTTATTATGAATAAGAAAAGTTTATTTAAGACATTGATTGTTTATCTTTATGAATTATATCTGAAACTTCATGGAAAAATTTAA
- a CDS encoding ISAs1 family transposase encodes MVKFPLGGIMLLRESLEEIDDFRVKRCRKFELADIFLLVLFGLLSGIKDIEHIAEWAEEAEESIKGLVKFELGPPSADTILRIFRNVNADKIEKVFIKWTHGIYEKVKIEPDRTIVAIDGKTVCGSNKVTGAKGIHNVSAWADELSLILGQVKTDEKSNEITAIPELLELIDIRGMIITIDAMGCQKKICEKIKEKKSRLCSFFERKSKHDTRSRKRFFLYG; translated from the coding sequence ATGGTAAAATTCCCCTTGGGTGGAATTATGCTTTTAAGAGAAAGTCTGGAAGAAATAGACGATTTTAGAGTAAAAAGGTGCAGGAAGTTTGAACTGGCTGATATTTTCCTGCTGGTTTTGTTCGGGCTGCTAAGCGGCATCAAGGACATTGAGCACATAGCTGAATGGGCGGAGGAAGCGGAAGAGTCCATCAAGGGGCTGGTGAAGTTTGAGTTAGGTCCGCCAAGTGCCGACACAATTCTCCGGATTTTCAGAAATGTGAACGCAGATAAAATCGAGAAAGTTTTTATAAAGTGGACTCATGGAATTTACGAAAAAGTAAAAATTGAACCGGACAGAACAATTGTTGCCATCGACGGAAAGACGGTGTGCGGCTCAAACAAGGTCACGGGAGCAAAGGGAATTCACAATGTAAGTGCATGGGCAGATGAACTGTCCCTCATTCTTGGGCAGGTAAAGACAGATGAAAAGTCAAATGAAATCACTGCAATTCCTGAGCTTTTGGAACTGATTGATATAAGGGGAATGATAATCACAATCGATGCAATGGGCTGCCAGAAAAAAATCTGCGAGAAAATTAAGGAAAAAAAAAGCAGACTATGTTCTTTCTTTGAAAGGAAATCAAAGCACGACACACGAAGCCGTAAAAGATTTTTTCTCTATGGATGA
- a CDS encoding GNAT family N-acetyltransferase, with product MNIYIEKLKTEYSPELLPFTFNQTGMLYDDSNYILFWEDKESCGKVGFHVENKTIFMQSCLVDFYDKDTFKKIIKYIFKTLRPKAIECHYSLFNFFYNLHSDHNYSIELPSNFNELLLREDRKKRYNLKRERRILFEMGVSFRELLACEFENAVKIFFAQKRVTHNRDWGLSPNDFLKWLNITNIYVLEKNGDFIAFAMSDEHFKKVIFEQTSYDIKWKKYSPGSVIYLCFLEKMIEKGYSEIFLGGGRHEYKKMLGSREDFTFNGEISRHYIVKGFYNFIHGIASKAKHIFVKVENKK from the coding sequence ATGAATATTTATATAGAAAAACTAAAAACGGAATACTCTCCTGAACTTTTGCCGTTTACATTTAATCAGACAGGAATGCTGTATGATGATTCAAATTATATTCTTTTTTGGGAAGATAAAGAAAGTTGTGGAAAAGTTGGATTTCACGTTGAAAATAAAACAATATTTATGCAGTCATGTCTTGTTGATTTTTATGATAAAGATACTTTTAAGAAAATTATAAAGTATATTTTCAAAACTCTACGACCAAAGGCAATAGAATGCCATTATTCTCTTTTTAACTTTTTTTATAATTTACATTCGGATCATAATTATTCAATAGAGCTTCCTTCAAATTTTAATGAATTGCTTTTAAGAGAAGACAGAAAAAAGAGATACAACCTAAAACGAGAAAGACGAATTCTTTTTGAGATGGGAGTTTCGTTTCGGGAATTACTTGCTTGTGAATTTGAAAATGCAGTTAAAATCTTTTTTGCACAAAAGCGGGTTACACATAATAGAGATTGGGGGCTATCACCTAATGATTTCTTGAAATGGCTAAATATTACAAATATTTATGTTCTTGAAAAGAATGGAGATTTTATTGCCTTTGCAATGTCAGATGAGCATTTCAAAAAAGTTATTTTTGAACAGACAAGTTATGACATAAAATGGAAAAAATATTCACCTGGTTCTGTTATTTATCTTTGTTTTCTTGAAAAGATGATAGAGAAAGGCTATTCAGAAATTTTTCTCGGGGGGGGGCGACATGAATATAAAAAAATGCTTGGAAGTAGAGAGGATTTCACATTTAATGGTGAAATTTCAAGACATTATATTGTTAAGGGATTTTACAACTTTATTCATGGTATAGCTTCTAAAGCAAAACATATATTTGTAAAGGTAGAAAATAAAAAATGA
- a CDS encoding EpsG family protein, producing the protein MKFSKKFYFDYILFFGIVALFLSLFSAFRIFGTGVDYVGYLGIFYGNKSTEPMFRLLKIINNFVNEGTVTLVFIYFFCAFIGLYLKGVFYAQYSNNFFISILFYIFTIYFLHEYTQIRAAIGLGICYLSVKEINKREFTKFAIKILFAICFHYSSVIMFAVYFYCNFFKKPKRYFQILWITFIASVLLYKFLHGQSLFIFLGSNLYSKLFFLEKLGALQNMADFSVFNICYLLILIMNTIFYFLYKGFPDKNYDFTIFQLSSLSVIIFYCLFNLGFNVVTFRLSEFFIPFVFIVIPKIISRFKEKIFLMPFAVLVLAYYARAFLKAVL; encoded by the coding sequence ATGAAATTTTCTAAGAAATTTTATTTTGACTACATTTTGTTTTTTGGAATAGTTGCTTTATTTCTTTCCCTTTTTTCTGCTTTTAGAATTTTTGGAACCGGTGTAGATTATGTCGGCTACCTTGGAATTTTCTACGGCAATAAGTCCACAGAACCTATGTTCAGGTTATTAAAAATTATTAACAACTTTGTTAATGAAGGGACTGTTACACTTGTTTTTATTTATTTTTTTTGTGCATTTATTGGGCTTTATTTAAAGGGTGTGTTTTATGCTCAATATTCAAATAACTTTTTTATTTCTATATTATTTTATATTTTTACAATTTATTTTCTTCATGAGTATACACAAATTAGAGCTGCAATCGGACTTGGTATTTGTTATCTTTCTGTAAAAGAAATTAACAAAAGAGAATTTACTAAGTTTGCAATTAAAATTCTTTTTGCAATATGCTTCCATTATTCTTCTGTGATTATGTTTGCCGTTTATTTTTACTGCAACTTTTTTAAAAAGCCAAAAAGATATTTTCAGATTTTGTGGATTACATTTATTGCAAGTGTTCTTTTGTATAAATTTTTACACGGACAAAGTCTGTTTATTTTTTTAGGTTCAAATTTATATTCAAAATTATTTTTTTTAGAAAAACTTGGTGCATTGCAAAATATGGCTGATTTTTCAGTGTTTAATATTTGTTATCTCCTTATTTTGATTATGAATACAATTTTTTATTTTTTATATAAGGGTTTTCCGGATAAAAATTATGATTTTACGATTTTTCAATTAAGTTCCTTGTCTGTAATTATATTTTATTGTCTTTTTAATTTAGGCTTTAATGTAGTTACTTTTAGACTTTCAGAATTTTTTATTCCTTTTGTTTTTATTGTTATTCCTAAGATTATTTCTAGGTTCAAAGAAAAAATATTTCTTATGCCATTCGCTGTATTGGTTTTAGCATATTACGCACGGGCATTTTTAAAGGCGGTTTTATAA
- a CDS encoding Coenzyme F420 hydrogenase/dehydrogenase, beta subunit C-terminal domain, producing MICPDEKCTGCGACVSICAKKAIILKEDLYGSLRPFVDSEKCINCGLCKKVCPNNQNLSFSKVKKVYVAYSFDKSVYNKAASGGIASELYKIAIKNNWFSMGTCFDRHTGVFYKEVKDVYDLDWACSSKYVYSNMLPAFNCYCEHLSKNEYAIFIGLPCQCAALYSYLNLKNKKFTENLFLVNIICHGVPNWKFLDEHLDFIEKKSEKRISKIFFRSKTADESHRGGNSYDYHLRCISDDSQEFYICDMHKKESYGNAFLSNLIFRENCYSCSYAKPERFCDLTIGDYDGLGCEVEYNNPVKQVSCVLCYTEKGNVLVKELKESCYLENRPLPEPFKYNGQLNYPSVPHKNRGKFKNSYLQTENFEYAVKKSLIREMYFSFNLFSTAKQFIKNNFKFVYAIYKKFKKIGGCR from the coding sequence ATGATTTGTCCTGATGAAAAATGCACAGGCTGCGGCGCCTGCGTTTCAATTTGTGCAAAAAAAGCGATTATCCTCAAAGAAGATTTGTATGGATCTCTACGTCCTTTTGTGGATTCTGAAAAATGTATTAATTGTGGATTATGCAAAAAGGTTTGCCCGAATAATCAGAATTTATCTTTTTCAAAAGTGAAAAAAGTTTATGTCGCTTATAGCTTTGATAAGTCCGTTTATAATAAAGCTGCTAGCGGTGGAATTGCTTCTGAACTTTATAAGATTGCTATAAAAAATAATTGGTTTTCGATGGGAACTTGTTTTGATAGGCATACCGGAGTTTTTTATAAAGAAGTAAAAGACGTTTATGATTTAGATTGGGCTTGTAGTTCAAAATATGTTTATTCAAATATGCTTCCAGCATTTAATTGTTATTGCGAGCATCTTTCTAAAAATGAATATGCGATTTTTATTGGTCTTCCTTGTCAATGTGCGGCATTGTATTCATATTTAAATCTGAAGAACAAAAAATTTACAGAAAACCTATTCCTTGTAAATATTATTTGTCATGGAGTTCCAAATTGGAAATTTCTTGACGAACATCTTGATTTCATTGAAAAGAAATCTGAAAAAAGAATTTCAAAAATTTTTTTCCGTAGTAAAACTGCGGATGAAAGTCATAGGGGTGGTAACTCCTATGACTATCATCTGAGATGTATCTCAGATGATAGTCAGGAATTTTATATTTGTGATATGCACAAAAAAGAATCTTACGGAAATGCATTTTTAAGTAATTTAATTTTTCGGGAAAACTGTTATTCGTGCAGCTATGCAAAGCCAGAACGTTTTTGTGATTTGACTATTGGTGATTACGATGGTTTAGGCTGTGAGGTTGAGTATAACAATCCTGTAAAGCAAGTCTCTTGTGTTCTGTGTTACACAGAAAAAGGAAATGTGCTTGTGAAAGAATTAAAAGAATCGTGTTACTTAGAGAATAGACCTTTGCCAGAACCTTTTAAATATAACGGGCAACTGAATTATCCTTCTGTTCCGCATAAAAACAGGGGCAAATTTAAAAATAGTTATTTGCAAACAGAAAACTTTGAATATGCAGTGAAAAAATCATTGATAAGGGAAATGTATTTTTCTTTTAATCTTTTTTCAACTGCAAAACAATTTATAAAAAACAACTTCAAGTTTGTTTATGCAATCTATAAAAAATTCAAAAAAATTGGTGGCTGCAGATGA
- a CDS encoding lipopolysaccharide biosynthesis protein, with protein sequence MPSTAKKITLNTFFLYARQILNIFVSLYTVRIVLNILGTEDYGIYNVIAGIVATLGFINNSMSNASQRYFSFEIGKNSNGLSKLFSMTIMSYIGIAVVIVLLSESIGLWYVSEKMIISEGRGEAVVLSFQCVIATFVFSFMSSPFTALIISNENMFVFSFVSVFESLAKLIMTVVLTKVNFDKLILYSFLMIFPSAISFFIYMLFCFLKYKNVKLIKYWNWSQICGMYIYTFSNLGGSIINIFKIQILNVFINQRFNSKVVAARGIATNISGIIQSFSINFSTAISPFVTKQFAQNRKKELYDFLILSCKISYFINFVIGLPAFLEMEYLLNIWLKIPPEYSVIFSKLIIVDCCIDSLTLPLMVGIQATGKISKYVFSMSVFNLLYLPICLILFHLGFDATSALIVSPVFTFFSIFIRIFYICKNMDYKFINLIFKILIPVILVSVISFFIMFVFTGFFVQSFFRLCETTAVSLIVNVILILSFGLNRNEKFSVFSKIKARLEKN encoded by the coding sequence ATGCCAAGTACAGCAAAAAAGATTACATTAAATACATTTTTTCTCTATGCGCGTCAGATTCTCAATATATTTGTAAGCCTGTATACGGTAAGAATTGTATTAAATATATTGGGAACAGAAGATTATGGCATTTACAATGTTATTGCTGGAATTGTTGCGACTTTGGGATTTATTAATAATTCTATGTCAAATGCCAGCCAGCGTTATTTTTCTTTTGAGATTGGAAAAAATAGCAATGGACTTTCAAAGCTTTTCTCAATGACAATCATGAGTTATATAGGAATTGCTGTTGTAATTGTTTTGCTTTCAGAGAGCATAGGACTCTGGTATGTTTCAGAGAAAATGATTATTTCAGAAGGAAGAGGTGAGGCGGTTGTTCTTTCATTTCAGTGTGTTATTGCAACTTTTGTATTTTCTTTTATGTCATCTCCTTTTACCGCGTTAATAATTTCAAATGAGAATATGTTTGTTTTTTCTTTTGTCAGTGTATTTGAATCACTTGCAAAATTGATAATGACGGTAGTTTTGACAAAAGTGAATTTTGATAAGCTTATTCTTTATAGTTTTTTAATGATTTTTCCATCTGCAATTTCATTTTTTATTTATATGCTTTTTTGCTTTCTTAAATATAAAAATGTAAAGCTTATAAAATACTGGAATTGGAGTCAAATATGTGGTATGTACATTTATACATTCTCCAATTTGGGTGGCTCAATAATAAATATTTTTAAAATTCAGATTTTGAATGTTTTTATAAACCAAAGGTTTAATTCTAAAGTTGTTGCGGCGAGGGGAATTGCGACAAACATAAGTGGGATAATACAAAGTTTTTCAATAAATTTCTCTACTGCGATAAGCCCATTTGTTACTAAGCAGTTTGCACAAAACAGAAAAAAGGAACTATATGATTTTTTGATTTTATCATGCAAGATCAGTTATTTTATAAATTTTGTTATTGGTCTTCCTGCGTTTTTAGAAATGGAATATCTCTTGAATATTTGGCTGAAAATTCCGCCTGAATATTCTGTTATCTTTTCAAAATTGATAATAGTCGATTGTTGCATAGATTCTCTGACATTGCCTTTGATGGTTGGAATTCAGGCAACTGGAAAAATCTCAAAATATGTTTTTTCTATGTCTGTCTTTAACTTGTTGTATCTTCCTATCTGCCTTATTCTTTTCCATTTAGGTTTTGATGCAACTTCGGCATTAATAGTATCTCCTGTGTTCACATTTTTTTCTATTTTTATACGTATTTTTTACATTTGTAAAAATATGGATTATAAATTCATAAATCTTATATTTAAAATATTAATTCCTGTGATTTTAGTTTCTGTAATTTCATTTTTTATAATGTTTGTTTTTACAGGATTTTTTGTCCAGTCATTCTTCAGACTTTGCGAAACCACTGCTGTTTCTCTTATTGTAAATGTGATTTTGATATTGTCATTTGGACTTAATAGAAATGAAAAATTTTCTGTTTTCTCAAAAATAAAGGCAAGATTGGAGAAGAATTGA